The Mangifera indica cultivar Alphonso chromosome 19, CATAS_Mindica_2.1, whole genome shotgun sequence nucleotide sequence AACAAGAATTTATCGACTCGGAGGCCTTAAAATTTAAAGGTGAAGAAGCTACAAACTTCTGTACGGCAAGTTTAGAAGACAAAATGCCATTTCTCCAGATGCTTCAAACTGTAGAAACCCCATCAGTTATTTTGCTTGTTTTTTGTTACAAGAAAGACTGAAAAGATGTTGAGGATTAAGAGAGTGCCAACCGTTGTTTCGAATTACCAAAGGGAGGAGACGGAGGAGGGTGCTTGTCGTAGCAGCAGGTGTGGTGGGAATTGTCTTAACAAGTGTTGTCTCAAAGGTGCTTGTTTAAATGCCTCTGTgaattttcctttcatttttctGATTAAATTGGGAatcaattaatcttttttttttcaaaccagAGGCAAGTTTTCCCTGGTATCTGTTCCAAGAGCGTCAACAAGACTGAGACTGGAAAGGGAGTGCTTCAAAATGAAAACAGaatatttctttgttaattaagaagattatatgttaattaaagTGGGTTTCATCAGTGACGAGATTAAGAGAATTATAAACATGGTATATCTCTCTAGGTTAaaagcattttttattttcagctCAACTGTTTACCTGCCACCATGGAAAGCGGTGGAAAATCGCAAGAGTGATGGTGACGGCAGGATTAAAAGTGCAATGTTCAATCACCAGGGCAGAGACTTCAACTATTATAAGgttttttgtcattataaaaaaagggGGGTGAatcaataatattcaattaaactaacagaatatattaatataattaaatgatagatgaatatttaaatttttaatagttaataggTGGGACTTTGTAAATAGACTAAATCTTAACTCTTTTAAcctaatgtaaataaataagtttaactTAGATAATTACATCTTAagcttaatttataatttatttggttACAAAAGCTAAAGAATATAGTAAATTTACCATCTTTATTTGAATACACAATCCAAGCATTTCAATAGACATCATATAATGATTGGTCTATATTTTGATTCCATCTCGTAGCTATATATAAGGGCCATTAGATCAAGATTaggggtgaaaaaaaaaaatcgaactAGAATTAGAATCAACGGATACCcaattttggttttggttctTACCCAAAATCGATTAATTTTGAATAGGTTCTTATTCCAATTTGATGGAACCGACCAGTTTCAGTTCCATCTCCTAAGGAACCAGAACCGAAAccaaaatatagaaataaaaggGCATTGTGGTGCTCTATACCATTTGATTTGTcactgtttttaattttttctaacctGGAAAAAATAGTTTATCTGAAAAATAGCTcactgttttttatttttaagaacgCTTTAAAAGTCTCATCATCCTTTTTTAAATACACATTGTTATATGGTCCAAGATGTTTCGCCTAACTCAAATCATAACTGAGCCTATCTTTTTTGCTATACCATGTGAACATCTCACTCTCTTCTTTTCATTTGTAGATTTTGATTTGtcttttttccttcttgaaGTTCTGGTAACTAATTCCAATTCCTCaacaattcatttatttattttattggctTTTATTTTCTACCCTTTTTATGATCCTAAGGTGTGAAGTCATTTTTGTTTagatatgatttcatttttgttgttttttggcATCACAAATTCAccgtataattatataatataaagtacAGGTTTTGGGTAAGAATCAAAATCTATTTGAAACTCATAAGACCAATTTTGAGTAAAAACCGATCTTATAGGTTTCAAGTTCCAgttcttatttataaaaatcaatcaattctGATTTCTCCAATTTCTATAAGATACCCAAACTGGCTTACTCCTAGTCAAGACCTCAAGAAGAGCCTATCACATATAGAGAGCTTATACAATAAAGCTTAGAAGAAATATAACTAACTTTTATCGAAAAACTGGTTGCTGTTtggttatcaatttaaaaaGCCTCTTTCCAAACTAGATTGTTTACTACTTGtactatcataaatatatttattatcgaTAAAATTAGCAAAATAGTATATGATATATGTATTTGTCTAATTACTGAAATATGCGTTTGGAggttcataaataaatattaaaaattaaaaattagaaacccgaaaacttaaaacaatatcaaagcAAAAGAATTCACCTGATGGCATTTGAATCAAAGCCAGACAGATTGGCGACTTCCGTCAATGCATTTCTCCATCTCTGCAACATCTCTGGTCTGTCCCTATATCGTTCTTCATGATCAGCAAATGCATCTCCGAAATTCCCCGTTTGCTTCCTTACATCTGATGGATCTATACGATAGAAAACTGGTATAACAATCTGACCGTTCATTTTCTTGCAATCGAGGATATTTACAAGTTCTTCGAGGCACCATCTAGAAGAAGCATAGCGTTGAGAGAAAACGATAATTGAAATCTTTGAACCTTCAATTGCCCAGGAAAGAGAGGGTGAAATCTCATCTCCTTTTTTAAGTTTGTAATCGATGAAAGTTTCAATCTTTCTCCTGCACAAAGCTGCATTCAGGTGGCTCGTGAAGCCATCACGGGTATCCTCACCTCTAAAGCTAAGAAAAACATCATACCTTActagagaagaagaagccatcgTACTTGCTTGAAAACAATCTGACTCTTTGAAGTTCTCGGTCTGCTCACAGGATTTGGAAAAGGAAAGTAGGACTACGCGACTGAGAATCTGTGTTCTTTTATCAATGATAGTGGGGTGAAAGTgccacctttttttttatttttatttgactaACTTTCACCGTCTTTTTTCGCTTTTTATTCGACCTGTTGAATCTGTGGattaataatagtttatatataaattatttttttaatgtaattaactTTTGTTACGCAGCGAAATTCTCCCTCCTTAACAAAGGGCACAAGATTTGTACTTAAGAAGCAATTAGATATGCAAACAACGTACAGAACAGAGATTGAGCGAGAATACGGTAGGAATTCCTCCATCCAAAACACTGAGAAAAAGTAAACACAACTCCATaatttattcaatcacattTCGGTAAAGCCTTTTATATTGAGAAATATGGCAAtttgatgagaataagtttATGAAGTTGTGTAATCTAAGGCACAATATATCAAATGAATGGAGGTTTCATAGGTCATAAGTTGTATAGAAACGATTAATAAG carries:
- the LOC123203229 gene encoding toll/interleukin-1 receptor-like protein — encoded protein: MASSSLVRYDVFLSFRGEDTRDGFTSHLNAALCRRKIETFIDYKLKKGDEISPSLSWAIEGSKISIIVFSQRYASSRWCLEELVNILDCKKMNGQIVIPVFYRIDPSDVRKQTGNFGDAFADHEERYRDRPEMLQRWRNALTEVANLSGFDSNAIRPELKLPETIIEHILKRLKDMSSCDNKNLVGVAVKIEKIKSLLFDGSTEVCKVGIWGMGGIGKTTLAMQSSMKYHMNLKLLILSKMLGKHQVKINYPICKKNFFLQC